One genomic segment of Chitinophaga sancti includes these proteins:
- a CDS encoding family 43 glycosylhydrolase, translating into MMNSLKIPLLIFFLCCSLQTFCQITNPRTLSDEWGEYGIGDPYIFKFRGKFYLYCSTRDDQNGVKCWSSWDLVTWTYEGLAVPASVTTSKGAYAPEVIYWNGTFYMYTSPAGNGHYVLSASSPTGPFSLQTGNLGHSIDGSVFIDDNASMYFTNASGSGIQGSAMSSPLVIGSATTLSGANLNGWTEGSTLFKRNGVYYLTYTGNHVFSKGYRVNYATSTAPLGSYTAGANNPILLNTEGTFFGLGHSSSFIGPDLDTWFITYHNLLGQSSIVGPNRKLNIDPMGFNGDRVQVYGPTNWSKPSPALPVFYDRFDRTDIGSNWTDVNGGTWGIYNQELMWQDTKTTSTWYRQITTATSAENYTAEFNMKEMERGTNAARFGAVFSYIDENTYGTALLSSYDNTLETDIKVNGTSIGVNAIALPPGYDYQKWHVIRVEKEGTTFRIYVDGMLKSTRTANITTGGKIGVTTYSDHADFGYTAFSNKVNGSGVFSFYKPIPGTIPAVHYNEGGEGVGYHDLSGGNTGGKYRTDNVDIRDSEEGGQNIGWNQTGEWYQYNVNVPATGPYHMGLRYATTYTACKLRVYCDGADVSGIIAIPATGAWTTWRTAVLRNLTLPAGNHTIRLETVEGEFDFAFLKFESGSTITPSGADNFDAGSFNASWNYDNGSWAVSAGKAGINGYGKRTMGNVGWTDYTVEADVTCSSAGNGGLIFRSRNPAAEQFGNSTDISSDYQQGYYAGIEAGGIVFGKENYNWTTLAYKSQALTAGQSYKLRAVISGDVIKIYLNDMLTPVIEYTDTNPFISGKAGMRVHAANMTFDNFLISTDTGTGLLNCRVEE; encoded by the coding sequence ATGATGAATTCCCTCAAAATCCCGTTATTGATTTTTTTTCTGTGCTGTTCCCTTCAAACATTTTGCCAGATTACAAATCCACGTACCCTTTCTGACGAATGGGGAGAATATGGTATTGGTGATCCTTACATTTTTAAATTCAGAGGTAAATTTTACCTGTACTGTAGTACCCGCGATGATCAGAATGGTGTAAAGTGCTGGAGCAGCTGGGACCTGGTTACCTGGACCTACGAAGGGCTGGCTGTGCCTGCATCTGTAACGACTTCCAAAGGTGCTTATGCGCCCGAAGTCATTTACTGGAACGGCACTTTTTACATGTATACCTCACCGGCAGGGAACGGACATTATGTATTGTCCGCCAGTAGTCCAACAGGGCCTTTTTCTCTGCAGACGGGCAACCTGGGGCATTCTATCGATGGCTCCGTCTTTATCGACGACAATGCGTCTATGTACTTCACGAATGCCAGTGGCAGTGGTATACAGGGATCAGCAATGAGTAGCCCATTAGTCATCGGATCTGCCACTACGCTGAGCGGTGCTAACCTCAATGGCTGGACGGAAGGCTCCACGCTCTTTAAACGGAATGGGGTATATTACCTGACCTATACAGGTAATCACGTATTCAGTAAAGGTTACCGGGTGAACTATGCTACATCCACGGCTCCTTTGGGTAGTTACACCGCTGGCGCCAACAATCCTATTCTCCTCAATACGGAAGGGACTTTCTTTGGCCTTGGGCATAGCAGTTCCTTTATTGGCCCTGACCTCGATACCTGGTTCATCACTTATCATAATTTGCTTGGTCAGAGTAGTATCGTAGGCCCTAACCGAAAACTGAACATTGACCCGATGGGTTTTAATGGTGACCGGGTACAGGTATATGGCCCTACAAACTGGTCAAAACCGTCTCCTGCTTTGCCTGTTTTCTACGATCGTTTTGATCGCACGGATATTGGTAGTAACTGGACGGATGTGAATGGTGGTACCTGGGGTATTTACAACCAGGAACTGATGTGGCAGGATACAAAAACGACCAGTACCTGGTACAGACAAATTACCACAGCTACCAGTGCCGAAAATTACACGGCCGAATTTAATATGAAAGAAATGGAGAGGGGTACGAATGCCGCCCGCTTTGGCGCTGTGTTTTCTTACATCGATGAAAATACGTATGGTACGGCGTTGCTAAGTAGTTATGATAACACATTAGAAACTGATATCAAAGTAAACGGTACTTCTATTGGTGTCAATGCCATAGCCCTGCCTCCCGGATATGACTACCAGAAATGGCATGTGATCAGGGTAGAAAAAGAAGGGACTACCTTTAGGATCTATGTAGATGGCATGCTGAAATCTACCCGTACAGCCAATATTACTACTGGTGGCAAGATAGGTGTTACTACCTATAGCGATCACGCTGATTTTGGTTACACTGCTTTTAGCAATAAGGTAAATGGCAGTGGTGTGTTTAGTTTTTATAAACCTATACCAGGTACGATTCCTGCCGTGCATTACAATGAGGGTGGGGAAGGAGTTGGTTATCATGATTTGTCCGGTGGAAACACAGGAGGTAAGTATCGTACTGACAATGTTGATATCCGTGATAGTGAGGAAGGTGGTCAGAATATTGGCTGGAACCAGACAGGTGAATGGTATCAGTACAATGTGAATGTGCCGGCAACGGGGCCTTATCATATGGGGTTGCGATATGCAACGACTTACACTGCCTGCAAACTACGGGTGTATTGTGATGGTGCGGATGTATCCGGGATCATTGCCATTCCTGCTACGGGTGCCTGGACAACCTGGCGTACGGCTGTGCTCCGGAACCTGACTCTACCTGCCGGCAATCATACGATTCGTTTGGAAACGGTGGAGGGGGAGTTTGATTTTGCATTTTTAAAATTTGAATCAGGTTCTACCATTACCCCCAGTGGCGCTGACAATTTTGATGCGGGTAGTTTTAATGCATCATGGAACTATGACAATGGTTCATGGGCAGTATCTGCCGGGAAGGCGGGGATCAATGGCTATGGGAAAAGGACGATGGGCAATGTAGGTTGGACGGATTATACGGTGGAGGCGGACGTCACCTGTTCTTCAGCTGGTAATGGGGGTTTGATATTCCGTTCCCGTAACCCGGCGGCAGAGCAGTTTGGGAATTCTACGGATATCAGTTCTGATTACCAGCAGGGGTATTATGCAGGTATAGAGGCCGGGGGTATCGTGTTTGGGAAGGAAAACTATAACTGGACAACGTTGGCTTACAAGAGTCAGGCATTGACGGCGGGGCAGTCTTATAAGCTGAGGGCTGTGATAAGTGGGGATGTGATAAAGATCTACCTGAATGATATGTTGACACCGGTGATAGAATATACGGATACAAACCCTTTCATCAGTGGCAAGGCAGGGATGCGGGTACATGCGGCGAATATGACGTTTGATAATTTCCTGATTTCTACTGATACGGGAACGGGGTTGTTGAATTGCAGGGTAGAGGAGTAG
- a CDS encoding cupin domain-containing protein gives MRTILTLLIFISTTVHAQQYAGKLKIEKLVDTTVNSIGQKIVYPQFKDAKVTMAKITFPPGETTGWHKHLIPVFSYVLQGTLTVEIEGHQPAEYKEGTSFVESYDTYHKGTNKGTTDVVLFVVYLGGDGQPLAVKK, from the coding sequence ATGAGAACCATTCTGACATTATTAATTTTCATTAGTACTACCGTACATGCACAACAGTACGCCGGAAAACTGAAAATTGAAAAGTTAGTAGACACCACCGTCAACTCTATCGGCCAGAAGATCGTGTACCCACAATTTAAAGATGCAAAGGTGACAATGGCCAAAATTACCTTTCCGCCGGGTGAAACCACGGGTTGGCATAAGCACCTGATTCCTGTATTCTCTTATGTGCTGCAGGGTACTTTGACTGTCGAAATAGAAGGGCATCAGCCTGCTGAATATAAGGAAGGTACCAGCTTTGTTGAATCTTACGATACCTACCACAAAGGAACAAACAAAGGGACGACTGATGTAGTGCTGTTTGTTGTATACCTGGGTGGGGATGGACAACCGCTGGCGGTTAAGAAATAA
- a CDS encoding helix-turn-helix domain-containing protein encodes MPKHHQPIPVIGLPPDIGIMLFKITASSLRGLEDVQQSHRDSWHLLTLQMKGTTTMEVDFQKIVIKPSSVFYMHPNQVHRVISFKEAVFYSLIIDHKSLKPEYLKLLEDLTPVQPLKLNKETFTILSEIAAVCIKLYERKDAKLYASLLKDSCHTYIAAILSQYLAQANPTDAPSRFDIISKSFKSALEEHFTTIKSPKEYAQKLNISAPYLNECVRHTTGRSVSYQIQQRIILEAARLLYHSNKSVKEIAYALGFDDHSYFTRLFTKVTGMTPLEFRSKNLE; translated from the coding sequence ATGCCGAAGCATCATCAACCAATTCCTGTCATTGGCTTACCTCCCGATATAGGCATCATGCTTTTTAAGATCACGGCCTCCTCCCTACGCGGTCTCGAAGATGTACAACAGTCTCACCGGGACAGCTGGCATTTATTAACGCTACAAATGAAGGGGACCACTACCATGGAAGTGGATTTTCAAAAGATCGTTATAAAGCCATCCTCCGTATTCTACATGCATCCAAACCAGGTACATCGTGTTATCTCATTTAAAGAAGCTGTTTTTTATAGCCTGATCATCGACCACAAAAGCCTAAAACCTGAATACTTAAAATTACTGGAAGATCTTACACCGGTGCAACCACTTAAATTAAACAAAGAGACCTTTACGATCCTTTCTGAAATAGCCGCTGTCTGCATCAAATTGTATGAAAGAAAAGATGCAAAGTTATACGCATCATTATTAAAAGACAGCTGCCATACGTATATAGCAGCCATCTTATCCCAGTACCTGGCACAGGCCAATCCAACGGATGCTCCCTCGCGGTTTGATATCATTTCCAAATCATTCAAATCGGCCCTTGAAGAGCATTTCACCACCATAAAAAGTCCTAAAGAATACGCGCAAAAGCTAAACATTTCCGCGCCGTATTTAAACGAATGTGTGAGACACACTACAGGCCGGTCGGTCTCTTACCAGATACAACAACGCATCATCTTAGAAGCAGCGCGCCTGCTCTATCATTCCAATAAGTCTGTAAAAGAAATTGCTTACGCACTCGGGTTTGATGACCACTCCTATTTCACCAGACTATTTACAAAAGTAACTGGCATGACGCCGCTGGAATTCCGTAGCAAAAACCTCGAATAG
- a CDS encoding NAD(P)/FAD-dependent oxidoreductase, translated as MIENKQIAIVGGGPGGLTLARLLQLAGAHVKVYERDASKASRVQGAIVDLHFDSGLKVIEKAGLMESFKANYIKGADRYRIFDKYGTIHLDEHNKADNGDFGDPYFRPEIDRGSLRNMLLDTLHPNTVVWDSQFVSMTQDGEGWILTFKNGTTAQADIVIGSDGARSKIRPYISDTKTLYCGVTIIQGDIDNPAEACPEIYELVANGNLVVLADGKSITVQPRGDGGLTFYAAAKYPEDWTIDASDKEEVYSFLTVFYEGWNEIFFTLFKACDKFTVRQLNYFPLDQTWEPHSNITIIGDAAHLMPPSGEGVNTAMLDALDLSEHLTNGNYGDIQTAIGAFENKMRARSAVLAQEALEGNEVMYGENALEALVGMLDQRESL; from the coding sequence ATGATAGAAAATAAGCAAATCGCAATCGTTGGTGGAGGTCCGGGAGGACTAACACTGGCCAGACTTCTGCAGCTGGCAGGTGCCCATGTAAAAGTATATGAAAGAGACGCAAGTAAAGCATCCCGTGTACAGGGGGCAATCGTAGATCTTCACTTTGATTCAGGTCTGAAAGTAATTGAAAAAGCAGGTCTGATGGAGTCATTTAAAGCAAACTATATCAAGGGAGCTGATCGCTACCGCATATTTGATAAGTACGGCACCATCCATCTGGATGAACATAACAAAGCAGATAATGGTGATTTTGGGGATCCATATTTCAGACCGGAAATTGATAGAGGTTCATTAAGGAATATGCTGTTAGATACCCTACACCCCAATACAGTTGTATGGGATAGCCAGTTTGTGTCCATGACGCAGGATGGTGAAGGTTGGATACTGACTTTCAAAAATGGTACAACAGCCCAAGCAGATATTGTAATTGGTTCAGATGGTGCCCGCTCAAAGATCCGTCCTTATATTTCAGACACCAAAACCCTGTATTGTGGGGTTACAATTATACAAGGAGATATTGACAATCCTGCGGAAGCCTGTCCGGAAATATATGAACTGGTGGCCAATGGAAACCTGGTTGTATTGGCTGATGGAAAATCTATTACCGTACAACCGCGTGGAGATGGGGGATTGACCTTCTACGCTGCTGCAAAGTATCCGGAAGACTGGACAATAGATGCTTCCGACAAAGAGGAAGTATATTCCTTCCTGACAGTATTCTATGAGGGTTGGAATGAGATCTTTTTTACCCTGTTCAAAGCTTGTGATAAATTTACCGTCCGGCAGTTAAATTATTTTCCACTGGATCAAACCTGGGAACCGCATTCCAATATCACTATCATTGGTGATGCCGCACACCTGATGCCACCATCAGGAGAGGGTGTGAATACAGCTATGCTGGATGCGTTGGATTTAAGCGAGCATCTTACAAACGGGAATTACGGCGACATACAAACTGCTATTGGGGCATTTGAAAATAAAATGCGTGCACGTAGTGCAGTGTTGGCGCAAGAGGCATTGGAAGGCAATGAGGTGATGTATGGTGAAAATGCATTAGAAGCATTGGTAGGCATGTTAGATCAAAGGGAGTCTCTTTAA
- a CDS encoding TlpA disulfide reductase family protein, with translation MLKIIQTFIIITSFAFTTYAQSSAPELALVDANGKSITISSLKGKVVFINFWATWCQPCVKEMPTIQALKDAFKDVVFLTVDIDGDFPKSNAYMEKKYYTLPVYAAPTAVPREYYYHTIPATDILNKNGEIVWRTDGGFDYSSPEVKKILADLIEGK, from the coding sequence ATGCTGAAAATCATTCAAACCTTTATTATAATCACCAGCTTTGCTTTTACTACCTATGCGCAAAGCAGTGCACCTGAACTGGCGCTCGTAGACGCCAATGGAAAATCCATTACAATCAGTTCTCTGAAAGGAAAGGTGGTATTTATCAACTTCTGGGCTACCTGGTGCCAGCCCTGCGTAAAGGAAATGCCTACCATCCAGGCATTAAAAGATGCCTTTAAAGACGTGGTATTTCTTACAGTAGATATTGATGGCGATTTCCCAAAGTCAAATGCCTATATGGAGAAGAAATATTACACATTACCAGTGTATGCAGCACCCACCGCAGTACCACGGGAGTATTACTACCATACCATTCCCGCTACTGATATCCTTAATAAAAATGGAGAGATTGTCTGGCGCACTGACGGTGGTTTTGATTATTCCTCTCCTGAAGTAAAGAAAATATTAGCTGACCTGATTGAAGGCAAATAA
- a CDS encoding EthD domain-containing protein, which yields MLKFTFLIRRVEGMTKEEFVNYHRNHHAPLFMSHPEVGKYVKKYVVSHPVEIAGFPAPEFDGITDIYFSSLDDYNTFFANEYYKQHIQPDEPKFFKSVEILMLVTDEKVVVDHIGS from the coding sequence ATGTTAAAATTTACATTTTTAATCAGGCGGGTAGAAGGAATGACGAAAGAAGAATTCGTTAATTATCATAGAAATCACCATGCGCCTTTATTTATGTCGCACCCTGAGGTGGGTAAATATGTCAAAAAGTACGTTGTTTCTCATCCGGTTGAGATAGCTGGTTTTCCCGCGCCGGAGTTCGATGGAATTACAGATATATATTTTTCTTCGCTGGATGACTATAATACATTTTTTGCTAATGAGTATTACAAACAGCACATTCAACCAGACGAGCCGAAGTTTTTCAAATCGGTTGAGATATTGATGCTGGTCACGGATGAGAAAGTAGTGGTCGATCATATTGGGTCCTGA
- a CDS encoding helix-turn-helix domain-containing protein: MYKKKTTTQTYCGLHLFKELLNGKWKLMLLFYVYKGYKRPVQLQKVIPAGDRRVLDKQLHELVLHGFMKKHVFDTKVPKVEYELTELGESLIPVIFTIEGWGEDHRTDLENVLKADPKFRDTLDYD; this comes from the coding sequence ATGTATAAAAAGAAAACAACCACTCAGACATATTGTGGATTGCATTTATTTAAAGAGCTGCTGAATGGTAAATGGAAGCTGATGTTGCTTTTTTATGTGTATAAGGGGTATAAACGTCCGGTTCAGTTGCAGAAGGTGATACCTGCAGGCGATCGCCGGGTATTGGATAAGCAACTCCATGAATTGGTGTTACATGGTTTTATGAAAAAACACGTATTTGATACAAAAGTCCCTAAGGTGGAATATGAATTGACTGAACTGGGAGAGAGTTTAATCCCTGTGATTTTTACGATTGAGGGTTGGGGAGAAGATCACAGAACAGATTTGGAAAATGTATTAAAAGCGGATCCAAAATTCAGGGATACACTGGACTATGATTAA
- a CDS encoding Crp/Fnr family transcriptional regulator produces the protein MSLKGIFPIDKWIFRSKSIMESLSAEELERLFADMVEQTYKKGQIIFRENNPAFGIYYIQQGKVKKYKQDRNENEHIIYVANEGELIGYHPLLSGNNYPDSAAALEDSRIAFIPRDAFLSAMEWAPALSKHLLSALSYEYSVLANSLSIVAKHSVRERLAISLIVLREKYKLSENDTSSVAINISRKDLASMTATTEENVVRLLKELKKEGIVGSLGRTIIIYNVKALVQMTNYQ, from the coding sequence ATGAGTTTAAAAGGCATATTCCCGATAGATAAGTGGATTTTCCGGTCCAAATCAATTATGGAGAGCCTTTCTGCGGAAGAGCTGGAAAGGTTATTTGCGGATATGGTGGAGCAAACCTACAAAAAGGGGCAGATTATTTTCAGGGAAAATAACCCTGCTTTTGGAATTTATTATATCCAGCAGGGGAAGGTGAAGAAATATAAGCAGGATAGAAATGAGAATGAGCATATCATATATGTGGCCAATGAGGGGGAGTTGATCGGGTATCATCCTTTATTATCGGGGAATAATTACCCGGACTCTGCTGCTGCGCTGGAAGATAGCAGGATTGCTTTTATACCCAGGGATGCTTTCCTGTCGGCAATGGAATGGGCACCTGCTTTATCTAAGCATCTACTGAGTGCGCTCAGTTATGAATATAGTGTGTTGGCAAATAGTTTGTCGATCGTGGCAAAGCATTCTGTGCGGGAGCGATTGGCGATTTCACTGATTGTGTTGAGAGAAAAGTATAAGTTATCAGAAAATGACACAAGCAGTGTGGCGATAAATATTTCCAGGAAAGATCTGGCGAGTATGACGGCGACTACGGAGGAGAATGTGGTGCGGTTGTTAAAAGAGTTGAAAAAAGAGGGGATAGTAGGGTCGCTGGGAAGGACGATTATTATTTATAATGTGAAGGCGTTGGTGCAGATGACAAATTATCAATAA
- a CDS encoding class I SAM-dependent methyltransferase, with the protein MTSNTTKEDFFSTNKNFDQLYPLPISRLSNLHWTPIEIARKAADFLSVTPGANILDIGAGVGKFCLNAGYYAKDCNFFGVEQRSNLVAIANQVQRQLGIRNASFIHGNFTQLDFSAFDHFYFYNPFYENLVDESLHIDDSIAHSESLYEYYAGYLYTLLDTRPPGTRLATYQSSHTRIPASYQLVSSDIDTLFSCWIKNT; encoded by the coding sequence ATGACAAGTAATACGACAAAAGAAGACTTCTTTTCGACCAACAAGAATTTTGACCAGTTATATCCTCTCCCCATAAGTCGGTTATCCAATTTGCACTGGACACCTATAGAAATTGCCCGAAAGGCGGCCGATTTTCTATCAGTTACTCCAGGTGCAAATATCCTGGATATCGGTGCAGGTGTGGGAAAATTTTGCCTGAATGCAGGGTATTATGCGAAGGATTGTAATTTCTTTGGCGTGGAACAGCGAAGTAATCTCGTGGCAATAGCGAACCAGGTACAACGTCAACTCGGCATCAGGAACGCCTCTTTCATACATGGAAATTTCACTCAGCTGGACTTCTCAGCTTTTGACCATTTCTATTTTTATAATCCTTTTTATGAAAACCTGGTGGATGAAAGTTTGCATATAGACGATAGTATCGCCCACTCTGAAAGTCTATATGAGTATTATGCTGGTTACCTGTATACACTACTTGATACCCGACCACCTGGCACACGGCTGGCTACTTACCAGAGTTCGCATACGCGCATTCCTGCATCCTATCAGCTGGTTTCAAGTGACATTGACACGCTATTTAGTTGCTGGATAAAAAATACATGA
- a CDS encoding YoaK family protein has translation MFRHLGQKRSFRHNIRLAILLCLTAGFVNASGFLGFFILTTNITGHAALLAVKLTEGDLRAVRMVTLWLILFLAGAFCSSLYISKAGRDKPHSYTVPMMVEIIILCGVGYFGHTYDKSVVKTEYFAGSLLFAMGMQNALVSVVSGSVVRTTHLTGMFTDLGIDLASAFLKRPAALQKRIVLRCTIIIFFLLGGVIGGFAYVKFRYHSFYIAAIVLIIAMFYDFFRVNVRLFVSRIRKSRKAA, from the coding sequence ATGTTCAGACACCTGGGACAAAAAAGGAGCTTCAGGCATAATATCAGGCTGGCGATCCTACTCTGCTTAACGGCAGGTTTTGTCAATGCTTCAGGTTTTTTAGGATTCTTTATACTGACGACCAATATTACAGGACATGCGGCATTGCTGGCTGTAAAACTGACGGAAGGGGATCTGCGGGCTGTACGAATGGTTACGCTATGGCTCATTTTATTCCTGGCAGGGGCATTTTGTTCCAGCCTCTATATATCAAAGGCAGGAAGAGATAAACCACATTCGTATACAGTGCCGATGATGGTGGAGATAATTATACTTTGCGGGGTGGGGTACTTTGGCCATACCTACGACAAGAGTGTGGTGAAGACAGAATATTTTGCAGGGAGTCTGCTGTTTGCCATGGGTATGCAGAATGCATTGGTATCCGTGGTATCTGGTTCGGTGGTAAGGACTACGCATCTGACCGGGATGTTTACAGACCTGGGCATAGACCTGGCGTCAGCATTTTTAAAACGTCCTGCAGCGCTGCAGAAAAGGATTGTGCTGAGGTGTACAATTATTATATTCTTTTTACTGGGAGGTGTGATTGGAGGATTTGCATATGTGAAATTCCGGTATCATAGTTTTTATATCGCGGCGATTGTTTTGATAATCGCGATGTTTTATGATTTTTTCAGAGTGAATGTCAGGTTGTTTGTTTCGAGGATACGCAAAAGCCGAAAAGCCGCTTGA
- a CDS encoding TonB-dependent receptor, producing the protein MKALYLLITISLFCNKVLAQNPIDNKISGIVHDDKNSPIPGASLMLIGAKDSALQKTGISEADGKFALKNLKSGQYLLIITAVGYNKFTSDPIFIDSLHSSISLQTIQLLQADAKVLKGVSVTARKPYMEQQIDRLVLNVDALITNAGTTALDVLSKSPGVSVSSDGSISLNGKSGILVLLDGRPTYLSSQDLANYLKAMPSASLDKIELMTNPPAKYDAAGTGVINIRTKKNRIKGFFGSISANYSQANYWRSNDALDLNYRNNKVNLFANIGYAGDRNFVNTDVTRNYVNSDGSPNSEIQMAVRNKNVADAVNLKLGMDYFVSPKTTMGVIFTGLYRPKSEEVNTTSRVYDSIHTLDSIAQGTLNGKYKWKSGGVNLNLQHRIDSTGKEITADLDYIRYNSDGNQVTNNFVYSADNTLARNYDRIGVLPVDITVYSGKVDYSSPVGIGGRFDAGVKSSYVKTDNAAEYYNRVNNVTTPDYDYTNRFLYNENINAGYLNFNKEFKRWSFQAGLRLENTIANGHQLGNVEKSDSSFRRDYTSLFPTAYLSYKLDSAGNHTLGLSYGRRINRPAYQDLNPFLYFMDQYSYSAGNPYLKPQYLNHYELSYHFRQYINAMLVYDKSKDMITQTIEQSGNLFIARNANIGENTVYGLLLNSSVNPTKWYMCNAHLEFLNFGYKGPINSEYIDENRFSWGVGLMNQFKFNKGWAAEVYAMYRSSTRVGQFIRDPVNRVDAGVMKSILKDKGSLKLSVQDIFYSMIIKGEITNLKQATATDRNLSDSRVIGLTFNYRFGKEMNGSKRNHNSSAESEQQRIKTNN; encoded by the coding sequence ATGAAAGCACTGTATCTGCTCATAACGATAAGCTTGTTTTGTAACAAAGTCCTGGCACAGAATCCCATTGACAACAAGATCAGTGGCATTGTCCATGATGATAAAAACAGTCCCATACCCGGGGCTTCGCTGATGTTGATAGGTGCAAAAGATTCGGCCTTACAGAAAACAGGTATTAGTGAAGCGGATGGTAAGTTTGCGTTAAAAAATCTGAAATCCGGGCAATATCTTTTAATTATAACAGCCGTAGGTTACAACAAATTTACTAGTGATCCTATCTTTATTGATTCTTTGCATAGCAGTATTTCTTTGCAGACCATTCAGTTGCTGCAAGCCGATGCGAAGGTATTAAAAGGCGTGTCTGTTACCGCCAGAAAACCATATATGGAGCAGCAGATAGACCGGCTGGTTCTCAATGTAGATGCATTGATAACCAATGCCGGTACTACTGCGCTGGATGTGTTATCAAAATCGCCCGGCGTGAGTGTAAGTAGTGATGGAAGTATTTCATTGAACGGGAAATCAGGTATACTGGTATTACTGGATGGCAGACCTACTTATTTATCCAGCCAGGACCTGGCGAATTACCTGAAAGCGATGCCCAGTGCATCGCTGGATAAAATTGAACTCATGACAAATCCGCCAGCTAAGTACGATGCTGCCGGTACGGGCGTGATCAATATCAGGACTAAAAAGAACAGGATAAAAGGTTTTTTTGGAAGTATTTCAGCTAATTATAGCCAGGCAAACTATTGGCGAAGCAATGATGCACTGGATTTGAATTATCGCAATAATAAGGTGAACCTGTTTGCAAACATTGGATATGCAGGTGACAGGAATTTTGTAAATACAGATGTTACCCGCAACTATGTAAATTCGGATGGTAGTCCCAATTCAGAGATACAGATGGCTGTGCGTAATAAAAACGTTGCTGATGCGGTCAATCTCAAATTGGGTATGGACTATTTCGTTTCTCCCAAAACTACTATGGGAGTTATATTTACAGGCTTGTACCGGCCTAAATCAGAAGAAGTAAACACGACAAGCAGGGTGTACGATAGCATTCATACCTTAGATTCTATTGCACAGGGTACATTGAATGGAAAATATAAATGGAAGAGTGGTGGTGTAAACCTCAACCTGCAGCACAGGATTGACAGCACCGGAAAAGAGATCACTGCTGACCTGGACTATATCCGGTATAATTCTGATGGTAACCAGGTGACCAATAATTTTGTGTATTCAGCCGACAATACGTTGGCAAGAAATTATGATCGTATCGGCGTGCTCCCGGTTGATATTACTGTATACTCGGGGAAGGTAGACTATTCAAGTCCGGTAGGAATTGGAGGGCGGTTCGATGCTGGTGTAAAGTCCAGTTATGTGAAAACTGATAACGCAGCTGAATATTATAACCGGGTCAATAATGTGACTACACCAGATTATGATTATACCAACCGATTTTTGTACAATGAAAATATTAATGCAGGATACCTCAACTTTAATAAAGAATTTAAAAGATGGTCTTTTCAGGCAGGACTTCGGCTGGAGAATACTATTGCCAATGGGCATCAGCTTGGAAATGTTGAAAAGAGTGATTCTTCGTTCAGAAGGGATTATACCAGTTTGTTCCCAACTGCTTACCTGTCATACAAGCTGGATAGCGCGGGCAACCACACGCTGGGATTAAGTTATGGCCGCAGAATTAATAGACCGGCCTACCAGGATCTGAATCCCTTTCTCTATTTTATGGACCAGTATTCTTATTCAGCCGGCAATCCTTATCTAAAGCCTCAATACCTCAATCATTATGAACTTTCATATCATTTCCGGCAGTATATAAATGCAATGCTTGTGTATGATAAGTCAAAGGATATGATTACACAGACCATAGAACAATCAGGTAATTTGTTTATAGCCCGTAATGCAAATATTGGGGAGAATACTGTATATGGTCTGCTGCTCAACTCTTCCGTGAATCCTACCAAATGGTACATGTGTAATGCGCATCTTGAATTCCTGAATTTCGGATATAAAGGACCTATTAATTCCGAATATATAGATGAGAACAGGTTTTCGTGGGGTGTTGGGTTAATGAACCAGTTTAAGTTCAATAAAGGATGGGCGGCAGAAGTGTATGCGATGTACCGGTCTTCCACCAGGGTCGGCCAGTTCATCAGGGACCCGGTGAACCGGGTGGATGCCGGTGTAATGAAAAGCATCCTGAAGGACAAGGGTTCACTTAAACTGAGTGTGCAGGATATTTTCTACTCCATGATCATTAAAGGAGAAATTACGAATCTGAAACAGGCAACGGCAACTGACCGCAATCTTTCTGACAGCCGTGTTATTGGCCTGACTTTTAATTATAGATTTGGCAAAGAAATGAATGGTTCCAAACGAAACCATAATAGTAGTGCTGAATCAGAACAACAAAGAATAAAAACAAACAATTAG